From the Acidimicrobiales bacterium genome, the window GGTACGCCTCGATCTCGACCATCTCGGGCACGTCACCGGTTTAGCCTCTTCGTTGGCGCCCTACGGGCGCACAACGAGAGGAGCCTCACAGTCTGGACGGCTCGCTTACGCTCGCTCTATGGCAGAGATGGAAGTCGCCAACTCGCTGCTCGACCTCGTCGGTAATACGCCGCTCGTGCGCCTTGACCGTATGGGCAAGGACCTGTCGTGCACCTTGCTGGCCAAGCTCGAGTTCCTGAACGCCGGGGGCAGCGTCAAGGACCGACCGGCCGTGGCCATGATCGACGCCGCCGAGCGCGATGGTCGCCTCAAACCGGGCGGGACGATCGTCGAGCCGACGTCGGGCAACACCGGCGTGGGTCTCGCCATCGTGGCGGCCCGTCGCGGCTATCGCTGCGTGTTCATCATGCCGGACAAGATGGCGCCCGAGAAGATCGCGCTCCTGCGCGCGTACGGCGCCGAAGTCATCGTGTGCCCGACGGCGGTATCGCCGGAGCATCCCGACAGCTACTACTCCGTGTCCAACCGCTTGGCGAACGAGATCCCCAACGCGTTCAAGCCGGACCAGTACTCGAATCCGGCGAACCCGCAGTCGCACTTCGAGTCGACCGGCCCCGAGATCTGGCGCCAGACCGCTGGGCGCATCACGCACTTCGTCGCCGGCATCGGCACCGGCGGCACGATCAGCGGCACGGGCCGTTTCCTCAAGTCGCAGGACGCCAACGTGCAGATCATCGGGGCTGATCCCGAAGGCTCCGTGTATTCCGGCGGGTCGGGCCGGCCGTATCTCGTCGAAGGCATCGGCGAGGACTTCTGGCCCACGACCTATGACCCGTCGGTGGTCGACCGCGTCGTCATGGTGAGCGACCGCGACAGCTTCCTCACCGCGCGGCGCGTCACGCGCGAGGAAGGCATCCTCGTGGGCGGCTCGGCCGGCACCGCGGTGTGGGCGGCGGTCCAAGTGGGCCGTGAGTTGTCGCACGACGACGTGATGGTGGTGCTCATTCCCGACTCGGGGCGCGGCTACCTGTCGAAGCTCTACAACGACGGGTGGATGGCCGACTTCGGCTTCCTGCGCGCGTCGGGCCAAACCGTCGCCGACGTGCTGGCGCGCAAGGGCCGCGACATCCCCGAACTCGTGCACGTGCACCCGGACGAGACGGTCCGCGCCGCCATCGAGATCCTGCGTGAGTTCGGGGTCTCGCAGATGCCGGTGGTGTCGCACGAACCGCCGGTGGTCGCCGCCGAAGTGCGCGGCGCGGTGCACGAACGCGACCTGCTCGACGCCGCGTTCAAGGACCCGTCGGTGCTCGACGGGCCGCTCGAGAAGGTGATGGGGCCCGCGCTACCGATGCTCGGCGGCGGCGAGCCCGTCGAGGACGCGGTCGCCGCGCTCGAAGCGTCGTCGGCCATCGTCGTGCTCGACGGCGGGCACCCCGTTGGGATCCTGACGCGCTCGGACCTGCTCGAGTTCCTGGTGAATCGCCAATGAGCGCGTTCGAAACGCGGGCGGTACACGCCGGGTGGGAGCCTGATCCGGTCACCGGGGCGGTCGTGCCACCGATCAACCTCTCGACGACTTACGCCCAGCGCTCACCGGCCGATCCCTGCGGCGACTTCGAGTACTCGCGCTCGGGCAACCCGACGCGCGCAGTGCTCGAACGGGCACTCGCAGAACTCGAAGGCGGCGCGCACGGGTTCGCCTTTGCGAGCGGCCTCGCGGCCGAAGACGCCGTGCTGCGCACGCTTCCGTCGGGCGCGCGCGTTGTCATCCCACACGACGCGTATGGCGGCACGTACCGGCTGATCGCGCGCGTGCACGCGCTGGCGGGCCTGCAGTTCGAAGCCGTCGACCTCGGCGATCCGGCGGCGCTGAACCGCGCGGTCACCGACGACACCGCGCTGGTGTGGTGCGAGACCCCGACCAACCCGACGCTCGCCGTCGTCGACATCGGCAACGTCGCGGCGGTGGCGCACGGCGCGGGTGCGCTCCTCGTCGTCGACAACACCTTCGCCACGCCGTACCTGCAGCAGCCGCTGTCGCAGGGCGCCGACGTCGTCGTGCACTCGTCGACCAAGTATCTCGGCGGGCACTCCGACGTCGTCGGTGGCGCGGTCGTTGTGAACGACGACGAATTGGCGGCACGCCTGCGGTTCCTGCAGAACGCGACGGGCGCGGTGCCCGCGCCCTTCGACTGCTGGCTCGTGCTGCGCGGCCTGCGCACCCTCGCAGTGCGCGTCGAGCGCCAGCAGGAGAACGCGCGTGCCGTCGCCGCGTATCTCGAGACCGACCGCAACGTGAGCAAGGTCCTCTACCCCGGTTTCGGCGGGATGGTGTCCTTCCTCCACGCCGGCGGCGAGGAGGGCGCCGTCGACGTGTGTAAGCGCACACGACTGTTCACGCTGGCGGAGAGCCTCGGCGCCGTCGAGTCGCTCATCGAGCACCCGGGCCGGATGACGCACGCGTCCGTCGCCGGCACCTCGAACGAGGTCGACGCTGCGCTGGTCCGGCTCTCGTGCGGCATCGAACACCAGGACGACTTGATCGCCGACCTCGCGCAAGCTCTGGCGTGACTGACCCCGCCGCGCTCGCGCGCCCGCGGTGGCGTGGCCAGCCGCACCGTCTCGAGGTCTGGTACGCCACCTTCACCGACGCGGACGAAACCGGCTACTGGATCCACTACGAGACGGTCGCCCCCACCACCGGAGACCCGTATACCCACGGGTGGGCCGCGGTGTTCCCCGTAGAGGGCGCGCCGCGGGTCGAACGGTTCGGCCCGGACCGGCCCACCGACGCGGCCGACGTCGCACGCGGCATCCTCCGTGGCCGCGCCGGCGCAGTGGAGTGGGACGTCAGCTTCGACGACACGAGCTCACCGTTGTGGACGTTCCCCCGCCGCGTCTGGGAACGCGAACTGCTGCCCGCGGCACAGATCGTGCCGTGGCCCCGCGCCACGTTCCGCGGCACGGTCAGCGTGGACGGAACCGCGAAGCCGATCTCGGCGCGCGGCGCCGTGGCGCGGATCTACGGACACGGCAACGCGCACCGCTGGTGTTGGCTGCACGCCGATCTCGGCGACGGCGCCGTCGTGGAACTCGTGGCCGCCACCGCGCACCGGCGCGGACTGCAGCAACTGCCGATGGTGACGATGCTGCAGCTCCGTGTGCCGGGAGCGGGCGACTGGCCGCGCCTGTCGCTGGCGGCGGCTCCCCTGTTACGGGCGCATCATCACGAAGACGGATTCGTCGTGGGCGGCGTGGTCGGGCGCCGGCGCGTCGGCATCAACGTGCACTGGCCTCACGACCAGTCCGTCACGCTGCAGTACGTCGATCCGAACGGAGATACGGCGACGTGCACCAACTCCGAGCGCGCGTCGGCCAAGGTGGTGCTACAGAAGTGGCGAGGCAAGTGGCAGACCGAACGGTCGTGGCAGGTCGAACACAGCGCCCACGCCGAGATCGGCCGTCGGCCGTAACCGTTAACTGCGAGCGGCGTAATGCGCGGCGACCTGCGCGCCCGACAGCGCGTAGTCGTACAGCGCGACGTCGTCGAGTGAACCCGTGAGGTGTTCGTTGAACCGATCGCTGCCCAGCTGAAGCGGGGATGAAGCATTCGAGTTGATCGTGATCGTCTGGGTGACGAGTAGCACGCCGTCGACGTAGATCTTGCCGGTCGCGCCGTCGTAAGTGAACACGGCATGGTGGAAACTACCGTCGCTCAGATTCGTCGTGTTGGCGTGCACGGTGTTCCCCGTCGCGAGCCAATACTCGATGCTCGTTCCGTTCGACGGCAGCGCAAACAGCGCGTCCTGCGACTGACCCCACGCCACGAGCGCGTCGTACTGCAACGCCGTGCGTTTGAACCACACTTCGATCGATCGCGCCGCGCCGCCGACGGGATGGAACACGGACGTCGCCGTCGCAATCGGACCGGCGTTGGCACCGGTACTCGCATGGTCTCCGTCGCCGAGCGCGCCGCCGGCCGCGTGCGTGATCCCACTGGTGCCGTATGTCAACGCCCGACCGTTGCCCGAATAGTCCTGCGCGCTGAATAGGTCATTCCAGTAGCCCATGGGCTCGTCGAGGCGCCAATACGCCAGCGGACCGTCCGCGACGACCACCGATCGGTAGGACGCGCCCGTGCCCGCCGTCGTCGCCGTGACCGCGGCCGACGCAGGGCTTTCGCCGTAGATCGAATAGGCGCTCACGGTGAACGAGTACGTCGCTGCGCCGTCGAGGCTCGTGAAGGTCGCCGTCGTCGACGGACTCGTCACCGGGCGTGTCGCGACCAACGTTGTCCCGAGATAGGCGCGGACGACGTAAGTGACCGGGACCGGACTCGTGACGGCATTCCAGCTCAGGCTCGCCGAGCGGTTGCCGGGCGTCGCGGTGAGCCCCGTGGGCGGTGAGGTCGTGGCCAGACCGGACGCCGCGAAGTGCGCGGCCACCTTCGCCGCGGACAACGCCGTCGGGTAGATCGCGACTTCGTCGAGGCTGCCGTTCCATGCGAAGCCACCGCTGTCATTGCCAAGGCGCAACGTCGCGTTGACTGGCGTGTTCAGCGAACCCGTCTGCGTCCCGACGAACACGCCGTCGTAGTAGTTCCTGAGGGTCGTGCCGTCGTACGTCACCGCCACGTAGTGCCACAGGTTGTCGTTTTGATTGGGTGTGGCCGGCGCGCCGCCGAGGCTCGCGATTCCCAGCGACGAGCCGTTCGCGCGTAACGGGTTCCCTCCGTAATCCACGAGCGTGTTGCCCGCGGCCGACGTCTTGAACCACAGTTCCCACGTGCGCGGCGCGTTGCCCGTCGGCAAGCCAGCTCCTCCTGAACGGGACGCGGGTGTACCGCCGCCGTTCGAGATGATCGCCGTGTCGTTGTCTCCGACGGTCCCGGCGACGCCGTACGTCACAAACGCCGGCTGGTATGTCGCGTCCTGGGCGTGACCTGACGAGTCCAACGCCACCGTGCCACTCGCCTCACCCAGGCGGTAGTAGACGCTCGGCGAGTCCGACAGAACCGTCGCGCGGTACGCAGCGACCGTGGCCGAGGCACTCTTGGAGCTTTCGGCGCCCAACCAGTTGTTCTGGACGGGCTGCACCGACCACACCCAGGTCCCTGCGGGCACACTGGCTTCGACACAGCTGAGTGCGGTGATCACGCCCGTACAACCCGCCCCGATCGCTTGTTCTTGCAGCGTCGCGCCGTCGAAGCGGCGCACGACGTAACCGTTCACGGCGGGGCCGCCACCGGCAAACGTGCTGGCGGTCCAACTGACTGTCGCTGACGCACCGTTGACGGACACGGTCGGGGTATTCCCCGCCGGCATCAAGCGCGCCCTCGTCGACGCGGCGCCGGGCCCCGTCGCCGTCCAGGACGCGCTGGCCGGCAGCGCGGCGGTAACTACGCCGAGCGCGACAACAACCAGTGCGATCGTCCGCCGGTTCACGGGATCCGGACCGTCCGATTGAGCCGACCACTCGTCGCCGCCGGGTCGTAGGACGCGTCTCCGGCGAACACCACTGAGTAGTGAGACGGCAGCAGCGGCGCTGGGCCGCTGCACCGGCCGCGCCCGTGCATGTCGGTCGTGAGCGTGCATACGAGCTTGCTCCCTACGAGGAACCGAAGGGTGCGGCCGACCACGCCCGCCTGCCCGCCCGACTCGAACAACGACGCGTCGACCTCCGCTGTGCGCGCGGCGGTGAGGCGCACGACCAGCCGTGCGTCGTGCACCACCACGGAAGTCGGCAGTGGGAAGCGCACTCCGTGCCCGCTGAAGCTCAACGTGAACTTCGCGCCCTGGCACGCGTCGGTGACGCCGGTCGCCATCGATACCGTTACCGGGATAACCGTGGTGGCGTTCCCGCCGACGAGCGTCGAGGCGGAGAATCCGGGCGATGACACCGCCGCCTTCGGGCAATTCGACTTGTCGACGCCGACAACGGCGACCGCTAGATCGGTGATGCGCAGCGAGTAGCTGTTCGTGTTGTGCACCGCGAGCGGCAACGACAGCATGGCGCCGGGAAAGAGACCTTCAACCGATCCGCCGATCGTGAACGGGCCCGCGGTGGGGCTTCCCGTCGCCGAAGCGAGGCGCGACGGCAGTCGCCGGCCGTTGCCTTCGGACTGGAGCACCAGGCCGAAGGCAACCGCGGCGACCACGAGGAGCACTCGCACGCATGACGCGCCGACGCGTGTCGCGGACATCGCTACGCCGAAACGGGTGACGAACCGGTGAAAGGGACTACGGGGCGCTGTGGCCGCTGAGGGTGACCGGGATCGTGAACACGAGCCCCTGACAGGCGTCGACCGACGCCGTCGACATCGCGGCCGCACCCGTGAGCGTCACGGTCGATTCGCCGCCGGCCGGTACCGTCCAGGTGCCGGTCTGGTCGGAGTAGGTGACGCTGTTCGAGTTGTCGCACGTCGCGTTGCCCGACGAGATCGAAGCGCTCGCCGTCTGCGCGATGCCCGTGACGACGACGTCGTACGGATTCGGATTTGCGATCCGGACGAGGACGTCGCCACTCCCGCCGGGATACAGCTGAGCCGTCGTCGTAGCCGACACGTCCACGGTCGAAAGCGCTTGCGCGGTCCGCGCCTTGGTGTAACCGCTCCCGGCGCCCGACGCGGTCCATGCGGCGAAGGCCACACCGGTAGCGGCGAAGGCGACCGAAGCCGCGGCAATGACAGAAAGCTTCCGCTTCATGTTGGATCTCCCCTGTGCTCTTGATGTCGTCGCGGCGTTCGCAGCACCCGCCCCGGGCCCCGCTTGGAAATCAAACGCCGGGAGCCAGCAGACCATCACCCAGTGAAAATCCAATGAAAATCGGCAGAAGCGAAGGCGTTTCAGTGGAATTTCAGCGACGACCGGTCTCGTTCCGACCGTGTCGGAGCCCGTTCCAGCTGCCTGGTCGCTGCCACCGGCGTCGCTGTTCGGCATCGCGGCGACGTGGGTCGAAGTGGCGACTGCGGCGCAGCGGGCGTCGGCTCTGAGGTTGCGTGCGGCCGCAGCCGACGCCCTCGGCCTTTACGATCTCGCGCGCGACGACCGCATCGAAGCAGGCGACGACACGCCGTCAGCGAAGCCGGCGCCTGCCTTGTATGCGACCCTCGTCGGAGATTTCACGTTGTTCGTCGGCGGCTCACTTGTCGACGTCGACTCGTGGACCAACCGACGCGCGGGGACGCTGATGCGAGTGCTCGTCGCCCACCGCGGCCGCCCCATCCACCGAACGCAACTCGTCGACTGGTTGTGGGAGTCGCACCCGATGCGGGGCGAGCGTTCGTTTGGGGCCGCGGTTTCGGTCATCCGCCGCGCCCTCGCGGCAGCCGGGACGCCGCGCGACACGCTCTGTCGCGTTGATGATCGCTACGTCATCACCCCGACTCCGAGAACCGACGTTGACGAATTCGAACACGAGCTGCGATGGAGCACAGCAGCGTTGGGGGCACGTCGATTCGACGTGGCGCGGGTCCGGTTGGAACGCGCGCAGCAGTCGTTCGGATCGGGCGCCGTACTCCCGAACGACGGTGAGGCCCCCTGGCTGCGTGAACCGCGAGCGCAGGTTGCCGATCTCCGGGCCGCGGCGGCGCGGATGCTCGCGAAGCTCGCGCGCGCCGCGCGCTCATAGGCTGCGGCCGTGGCGGTCATGGAGGAGATCGAGAGAACGCTCGCGGAGCGGGACTACGACCGCGCCGAGCGGCTGATCTTCCGCGCCGCGATGGACTTTGTCGCCGGAACGCCTGCACCACGCGTGGACGCCGACGCGCTAGAGGCCTGGGTCGACGCCCTCGGCGAGGCGGCGCCGGACCGCGTTTGGATCGCGTACTACCAAGCGTGGGTTGCCCACTCGTCGGGCCAGCCAACGCTGGCCTACATGCTGATGCAGCGCGCAGCCCGCTACGTCGAGATGCGCGCCGCGCAGATGGACGCTGACGACGGGGAGCGGCGAAGGTGGCGCTCGACCGTCAACGTCGCGTTGGCGATGACGGCGATGGCTGCCGGCCAACCCGCTGACATCCCAGCGGCATTCGCCGCGGCCCGGGACGCTCTCGGGATACCGGGACCACAACACCCGACGGTCGTGACGCCCGAGGAGGCGGCGCGCTGGCGAGAAAAGGATCCGCTCGGCGCCATGACGTTCTGGTTGGAGATCGCCGCGATCACCGAAGCCCTGGCGGAATTCGAAGCGCTCGCCGCGGCGCTGAACAACTTGAGCCTCTTCGCGCTCGAACGAGGCGAGCCCATCGCGGCGCGACGGCTGGCCACGCAGTCCTGCGAACTCCGGAGATCGCGCGGCCCGCGGTACTCCTTCGCCACCTCGCTCAACTCGCTCGGTATGGCTGAGCGCGTCGCGGGTGATCTCAATGCCGCCCGCGATGATCTTCTCGAAGCGCGCGCCGTCGCCCTGAGTTGCGGCAACGCGCAGGCCGCCGCGTATGCACTCAGCAACCTGGCGGAAGTCTGCGCCGACGCCGGAGACTTCGACGCGGCGACGGATGCGTTCGAGCGGTCGAGCCGGGAGAAGGAAGCGATGGCCGACACCTTCGGTCTCGCGTGGGGATGGCGGGCGTGGGCGCGCGCACTGCGGCTGCGCGGCCGGGCACCAGAAGCGTTGGAGCTCGCGACCCGCGCCTTCGAATTGCGCCAGACCTCGTTCGACCCCAACGAACGTACGCTCCTCCTGGTTGAGCTCGCGGCTTGCCTGGCGGCGAACGGCAACGGCGAGGCGGCTGCAGCGCGGCTGGGCGAAGCCGACCTCTTCGTGGATCTGTTCGACCTCAAGGCGACGCGCGCCGCGATGCTCGTGCAGCGTTCGCGCGTGTCGGATGACGCCACGCTTCTCAACGAGGCCGAACACCTCGCGGCCCAGTACGGGCTCTTCGCACTCGACCAGGAATTCCGTACTGCATCGCAACGCCACTCAGCAAAGCCCACGTTCACGGCCCGCTTCATCGGCGAGTTCCGGCTCGAGATCGGCGACCGAGTCCTCGATCCGTCTCAATGGAAGAGCCGGCGCGCCGCGGAGATTCTTCGAATCCTTTCGCTGCATGCGGGTCGTCCGGTGCACGGCGACAAGCTCTTGGAGTGGGTGTGGCCCGCGGAGGGCCCCTCGGCGAAGCCGTCGCTCAACGCCGCGATCTCGACGATCCGGCGCGCACTCGAAAGCATCGGCGCAGGCCGCGAGCTCTTGGCGCGCGACGGCGAGCGGTACGCGTTGGTCGGTTTCGCGGGATCAGATGTGCAGGACTTCGAAACGCTCGTTACGCGGGCGCGAACGGCCGAAGGCTCCGGGCGCGACGTCCTTGCGTCCGCCTTGCTGG encodes:
- a CDS encoding cystathionine beta-synthase yields the protein MAEMEVANSLLDLVGNTPLVRLDRMGKDLSCTLLAKLEFLNAGGSVKDRPAVAMIDAAERDGRLKPGGTIVEPTSGNTGVGLAIVAARRGYRCVFIMPDKMAPEKIALLRAYGAEVIVCPTAVSPEHPDSYYSVSNRLANEIPNAFKPDQYSNPANPQSHFESTGPEIWRQTAGRITHFVAGIGTGGTISGTGRFLKSQDANVQIIGADPEGSVYSGGSGRPYLVEGIGEDFWPTTYDPSVVDRVVMVSDRDSFLTARRVTREEGILVGGSAGTAVWAAVQVGRELSHDDVMVVLIPDSGRGYLSKLYNDGWMADFGFLRASGQTVADVLARKGRDIPELVHVHPDETVRAAIEILREFGVSQMPVVSHEPPVVAAEVRGAVHERDLLDAAFKDPSVLDGPLEKVMGPALPMLGGGEPVEDAVAALEASSAIVVLDGGHPVGILTRSDLLEFLVNRQ
- a CDS encoding PLP-dependent transferase — encoded protein: MSAFETRAVHAGWEPDPVTGAVVPPINLSTTYAQRSPADPCGDFEYSRSGNPTRAVLERALAELEGGAHGFAFASGLAAEDAVLRTLPSGARVVIPHDAYGGTYRLIARVHALAGLQFEAVDLGDPAALNRAVTDDTALVWCETPTNPTLAVVDIGNVAAVAHGAGALLVVDNTFATPYLQQPLSQGADVVVHSSTKYLGGHSDVVGGAVVVNDDELAARLRFLQNATGAVPAPFDCWLVLRGLRTLAVRVERQQENARAVAAYLETDRNVSKVLYPGFGGMVSFLHAGGEEGAVDVCKRTRLFTLAESLGAVESLIEHPGRMTHASVAGTSNEVDAALVRLSCGIEHQDDLIADLAQALA
- a CDS encoding LamG-like jellyroll fold domain-containing protein produces the protein MNRRTIALVVVALGVVTAALPASASWTATGPGAASTRARLMPAGNTPTVSVNGASATVSWTASTFAGGGPAVNGYVVRRFDGATLQEQAIGAGCTGVITALSCVEASVPAGTWVWSVQPVQNNWLGAESSKSASATVAAYRATVLSDSPSVYYRLGEASGTVALDSSGHAQDATYQPAFVTYGVAGTVGDNDTAIISNGGGTPASRSGGAGLPTGNAPRTWELWFKTSAAGNTLVDYGGNPLRANGSSLGIASLGGAPATPNQNDNLWHYVAVTYDGTTLRNYYDGVFVGTQTGSLNTPVNATLRLGNDSGGFAWNGSLDEVAIYPTALSAAKVAAHFAASGLATTSPPTGLTATPGNRSASLSWNAVTSPVPVTYVVRAYLGTTLVATRPVTSPSTTATFTSLDGAATYSFTVSAYSIYGESPASAAVTATTAGTGASYRSVVVADGPLAYWRLDEPMGYWNDLFSAQDYSGNGRALTYGTSGITHAAGGALGDGDHASTGANAGPIATATSVFHPVGGAARSIEVWFKRTALQYDALVAWGQSQDALFALPSNGTSIEYWLATGNTVHANTTNLSDGSFHHAVFTYDGATGKIYVDGVLLVTQTITINSNASSPLQLGSDRFNEHLTGSLDDVALYDYALSGAQVAAHYAARS
- a CDS encoding tetratricopeptide repeat protein, which produces MEEIERTLAERDYDRAERLIFRAAMDFVAGTPAPRVDADALEAWVDALGEAAPDRVWIAYYQAWVAHSSGQPTLAYMLMQRAARYVEMRAAQMDADDGERRRWRSTVNVALAMTAMAAGQPADIPAAFAAARDALGIPGPQHPTVVTPEEAARWREKDPLGAMTFWLEIAAITEALAEFEALAAALNNLSLFALERGEPIAARRLATQSCELRRSRGPRYSFATSLNSLGMAERVAGDLNAARDDLLEARAVALSCGNAQAAAYALSNLAEVCADAGDFDAATDAFERSSREKEAMADTFGLAWGWRAWARALRLRGRAPEALELATRAFELRQTSFDPNERTLLLVELAACLAANGNGEAAAARLGEADLFVDLFDLKATRAAMLVQRSRVSDDATLLNEAEHLAAQYGLFALDQEFRTASQRHSAKPTFTARFIGEFRLEIGDRVLDPSQWKSRRAAEILRILSLHAGRPVHGDKLLEWVWPAEGPSAKPSLNAAISTIRRALESIGAGRELLARDGERYALVGFAGSDVQDFETLVTRARTAEGSGRDVLASALLEHALERWRGTEFLPADRYAEWAASERGRIEELVAVTREHAAELLLEQGQYEEALVVVQEALVASAARESAYRLLIRVHLARDDRGSAQRALADCTAALDAELGVPPSRSTTDLLRDS